The Candidatus Nitrosocosmicus franklandus genome contains a region encoding:
- a CDS encoding fumarylacetoacetate hydrolase family protein yields the protein MKIARVRLKENSMETYGLVSEDGQKIITKEQIHEETGIPVPPRIKEFLFGGWLEEVKKVGKDLEFKLPLSKVELLAPLPNPPKIICLAFNYYDHARDAGLTPSEEPVIFLKPRTALNSPLGDVISPSYVKRLDYEAELAVVMGSRVKKIAEEDSLNAVFGYMIFHDVSARDIQFRDKQFTRGKSIDTFAPCGPWITTKDEIPDPQNLRITTKVNGETRQNSSSSKMVIPIRKIISSLSNLITMEPGDIISTGTPAGVAMSMKEPRYLKHDDVVEISIEGLGTIQNRILFD from the coding sequence ATGAAGATAGCAAGAGTAAGACTAAAAGAAAATTCAATGGAAACATACGGATTAGTTTCCGAAGATGGACAAAAAATAATTACAAAGGAACAGATTCATGAAGAAACGGGTATCCCTGTCCCTCCTAGGATTAAAGAATTCTTATTTGGAGGCTGGCTGGAAGAGGTTAAAAAAGTCGGTAAGGATTTGGAATTCAAATTGCCTTTATCGAAGGTGGAATTATTAGCACCACTTCCAAATCCCCCAAAAATTATCTGTCTTGCCTTTAATTATTACGATCATGCCCGAGATGCAGGTCTAACTCCATCCGAAGAACCTGTTATTTTTTTAAAGCCTAGGACTGCTCTCAATTCACCTCTCGGTGACGTCATTTCGCCTTCATATGTAAAACGACTTGACTACGAGGCCGAATTAGCAGTCGTGATGGGATCGCGCGTGAAAAAGATCGCTGAAGAGGATTCCCTCAATGCAGTATTTGGATATATGATCTTTCACGATGTCTCTGCTCGTGATATTCAATTTAGGGATAAGCAATTCACGCGCGGAAAGAGTATAGATACTTTTGCACCTTGTGGGCCGTGGATAACCACGAAAGATGAAATTCCTGATCCCCAAAACTTGCGCATAACAACCAAGGTAAATGGAGAAACAAGACAAAACTCGTCTAGTAGTAAGATGGTAATACCAATTCGTAAGATAATTTCGTCTCTTAGTAATTTGATAACCATGGAGCCTGGTGACATTATATCTACAGGCACGCCTGCAGGTGTCGCAATGTCGATGAAGGAACCTCGGTACCTAAAACACGACGATGTCGTGGAAATTTCTATTGAAGGGTTAGGCACAATACAAAACAGGATCTTATTCGACTGA
- a CDS encoding isopentenyl phosphate kinase, which translates to MIDSNLMIIKMGGSVVTFKDKPLTPNIEAIKAIARILLDLRKRIKILLVHGGGSFGHYWSVKYDMHTKPSPYSDEGVAVVHESMIKLNHIIIDEFIKLGLKPYSFHPSSFMSNGYADLNKVKELVDITTGNELIPITFGDVIHIKDNNFSILSGDTIMSILATNLHPRYCIFTTNVDGLYGDLDKKDLVPRIFLNNEVVELFDSKSQSSNNLEASTSKYDVTGGMKRKISEAVPIARSGCPVYLVNGLRPERILDIFNDRDCVGTCIMSKSTNQSIR; encoded by the coding sequence ATGATTGACTCTAATTTAATGATAATCAAGATGGGTGGATCGGTTGTAACTTTCAAAGATAAACCATTGACGCCCAACATCGAGGCTATCAAAGCCATAGCAAGAATCCTTTTGGATCTGAGAAAGAGAATTAAAATACTTCTTGTTCATGGAGGCGGTTCTTTTGGACATTATTGGTCAGTTAAATATGACATGCACACTAAACCCTCTCCATATTCAGATGAAGGAGTCGCAGTCGTACATGAATCCATGATAAAGTTGAACCATATTATAATTGATGAATTCATAAAATTAGGACTGAAACCTTATTCATTTCACCCATCATCCTTTATGTCAAATGGTTATGCTGACTTGAATAAGGTTAAAGAATTAGTAGATATAACTACCGGAAACGAATTGATACCCATAACATTTGGGGACGTCATTCATATTAAGGATAACAATTTTTCAATCCTTTCTGGCGATACAATAATGTCTATTCTGGCAACAAATTTACATCCCCGATATTGTATTTTTACTACAAATGTAGATGGATTGTATGGAGACCTTGATAAGAAAGATCTAGTACCTCGAATTTTTTTAAACAATGAGGTAGTTGAATTATTTGATTCTAAGAGTCAATCCAGCAATAATCTAGAGGCGTCTACATCAAAGTATGACGTAACAGGTGGAATGAAGCGAAAAATTTCTGAAGCAGTACCGATAGCAAGATCCGGCTGCCCTGTTTATCTAGTCAATGGTCTTAGGCCTGAAAGGATATTAGACATTTTCAACGATCGTGATTGTGTGGGCACATGTATCATGTCAAAATCTACAAACCAATCAATTCGTTGA
- a CDS encoding NAD(P)/FAD-dependent oxidoreductase, translated as MSYDIAIVGGGPAGLSAAYSASKEGLKVALFEKDPSFGHNIRTSGVSWIKEMLKYEIPSDCYNPIKNFVFISPNNEIRISGKEDSACVLDVRKMYQYLASKAAAAGANLFVKSQVADISRDLMTKTSHLKVNSTISPKSIKAKLIIDASGFSSFVSRKLGYVVEWKRFGAGAEYECYCDNIDESTLTLMVGSIYSEAGYAWVFPLSKNRVRIGVGIGKPDSNVDPVEKLNKLIANRVKPLDSLGKIQPIEFHFGLIPNEGLRTRSIYEGLIMVGDVVGQANPLVLEGIRYAIEFGRLAGKVGADSIPFGCTIESLKPYEIANRKTLEKKINSALRVQERWLALSDAEWDKEIDIIKGLTIDEFLDFIKSDFTTSKMLKVALTHPKLLAKQLFNLVAKKNE; from the coding sequence TTGAGCTATGATATTGCGATAGTAGGTGGAGGGCCTGCAGGACTTTCTGCTGCATATTCTGCTTCAAAAGAAGGCTTGAAGGTTGCTCTTTTTGAAAAGGACCCGTCATTTGGCCACAATATTAGGACAAGTGGCGTGAGCTGGATAAAGGAAATGCTAAAGTATGAGATTCCGAGTGATTGTTACAATCCAATCAAAAACTTTGTTTTTATATCCCCTAATAATGAGATAAGAATTTCCGGAAAAGAGGATTCTGCTTGCGTGTTGGATGTAAGAAAAATGTACCAGTACTTGGCTAGCAAGGCAGCGGCTGCAGGAGCAAACTTATTCGTAAAAAGTCAAGTTGCGGATATTTCTAGAGACTTGATGACCAAGACAAGTCATTTAAAAGTAAACTCAACCATCAGTCCAAAATCCATTAAAGCCAAGCTAATCATAGATGCATCCGGATTTAGTAGTTTTGTTTCTAGAAAGTTGGGTTATGTAGTAGAGTGGAAAAGATTCGGTGCGGGTGCAGAATACGAGTGTTACTGCGACAATATCGATGAATCAACTCTAACCCTTATGGTGGGAAGTATTTACTCTGAAGCAGGTTATGCCTGGGTTTTCCCTCTTTCAAAAAACAGAGTAAGGATAGGAGTTGGTATTGGTAAACCTGATTCAAATGTAGATCCAGTCGAGAAACTAAATAAACTCATAGCGAATCGTGTTAAACCACTTGACAGTCTGGGCAAAATCCAGCCCATAGAATTCCATTTTGGTTTAATACCCAATGAAGGGCTTAGGACGAGGAGTATTTATGAAGGTCTAATTATGGTAGGTGATGTCGTGGGGCAGGCAAATCCATTAGTTCTGGAGGGGATCCGATATGCAATTGAATTTGGCAGACTAGCTGGAAAGGTGGGAGCAGATTCCATACCATTCGGTTGTACCATTGAATCGCTAAAACCCTATGAGATTGCTAATAGAAAGACATTAGAGAAGAAAATAAATTCTGCACTCCGAGTTCAGGAGCGCTGGCTTGCGCTATCTGATGCAGAATGGGATAAGGAGATTGATATCATAAAGGGGTTAACTATTGACGAATTCTTGGATTTCATAAAATCAGATTTCACCACTTCAAAAATGCTCAAAGTAGCCTTGACACACCCTAAATTGCTGGCCAAACAGTTGTTTAACCTTGTTGCAAAAAAAAATGAATAA
- the fni gene encoding type 2 isopentenyl-diphosphate Delta-isomerase, protein MNNPGIKDEISSDEQIEQIRKRKQEGIDIPLKEQVQGKENSTLFEDVLLMHNALPEIDYDKIDLTTTFLNKKFSAPLIIDSMTGGTDEAFVINKRLGEIAENYGLGMGLGSQRAGLRSDKLVESYSIARKVAPTAFLIANIGGAQLAEGLSKNDVIRIIKMVDANALAIHLNPLQELIQPEGEPRFSGILKKISEIIGEIEVPVIVKEVGSGISPQVAIKLQQVGTSSINIAGAGGTSWAGIEKIRADNMNHHIKSNLGALFWDWGIPTALSIILVSSAISIPIISSGGLRNGLEVAKSLILGAQMCAMAYPFLRKASESESSLDDFTQLVLAQIKSTMFLVGASNLDALRNTRYILKDKLATMLNSYELSKRN, encoded by the coding sequence ATGAATAACCCTGGCATAAAGGATGAGATCTCATCTGATGAGCAAATCGAACAAATTAGAAAAAGAAAACAAGAGGGTATCGACATCCCTCTAAAAGAACAAGTCCAAGGAAAAGAGAATTCTACCCTCTTTGAAGATGTCTTGCTAATGCATAATGCCTTACCTGAAATTGATTATGACAAGATAGATTTAACAACAACCTTTTTGAATAAAAAATTCTCAGCGCCGCTTATCATTGATTCTATGACTGGGGGAACTGATGAGGCGTTTGTCATTAATAAGAGATTAGGAGAGATAGCGGAAAATTATGGTCTGGGGATGGGTCTTGGAAGTCAAAGAGCAGGTTTGAGAAGTGATAAACTAGTTGAAAGCTACTCAATTGCTCGAAAGGTAGCTCCAACAGCTTTTCTGATTGCAAATATAGGGGGAGCTCAGTTGGCAGAAGGCCTTTCCAAGAACGACGTCATACGCATAATAAAAATGGTGGATGCTAACGCTTTGGCAATACATCTGAATCCGTTACAGGAACTCATCCAGCCTGAAGGCGAACCTAGATTTTCGGGGATTTTAAAAAAGATTTCAGAGATTATCGGAGAAATAGAAGTCCCTGTGATAGTAAAAGAGGTAGGATCAGGCATTTCGCCTCAGGTGGCAATCAAATTACAACAGGTAGGAACAAGTTCGATAAATATAGCTGGTGCAGGTGGAACTAGCTGGGCCGGAATCGAAAAAATAAGAGCTGATAATATGAATCATCACATTAAATCTAACCTTGGAGCACTCTTTTGGGATTGGGGAATTCCAACTGCATTGAGCATAATTTTAGTATCAAGTGCAATTAGCATCCCAATAATATCATCTGGTGGTCTAAGAAATGGCTTGGAGGTAGCTAAATCTTTAATTCTTGGGGCCCAGATGTGTGCAATGGCATATCCTTTTCTTAGGAAAGCCTCAGAATCCGAATCCAGTTTGGATGATTTTACTCAACTTGTTTTAGCTCAAATAAAAAGTACGATGTTCTTGGTAGGGGCCTCAAATCTTGATGCTCTTAGAAATACAAGATATATATTGAAAGATAAATTAGCAACTATGTTGAATAGTTATGAGCTCAGTAAACGTAATTAG
- the rpsB gene encoding 30S ribosomal protein S2: MILSTGIRVGTPIKTKYMSSFITRANPEGLYILDISKTLARIDVAAKFIGRTNIANVAVTSAREYGKTPIEKFCELTGARGIFGRFMPGTFTNPSLPKYLEPEIVIVTDPQADEQAVLEATRAGVPVIALSNSDNITSKVDLVIPSNNRGRKALATVYWLLTKEVLKKQGRIKSDSEMPMTIDDFEAKLVEELI; the protein is encoded by the coding sequence ATGATCTTGTCTACTGGGATAAGAGTTGGAACTCCAATCAAGACTAAATATATGAGTTCCTTCATCACGCGAGCAAATCCAGAGGGTTTGTATATACTTGATATTAGTAAGACTTTAGCAAGAATTGATGTCGCTGCTAAATTCATTGGTAGAACAAATATTGCAAACGTTGCAGTTACATCTGCAAGAGAATACGGTAAGACGCCGATTGAAAAGTTTTGTGAGTTGACGGGAGCAAGAGGAATATTTGGTAGATTCATGCCTGGGACATTTACAAATCCTTCCTTACCTAAATACTTGGAACCTGAAATTGTGATAGTTACTGATCCACAAGCAGATGAGCAAGCCGTATTGGAAGCAACCAGGGCAGGTGTCCCTGTTATAGCATTATCAAATAGCGACAACATTACATCAAAGGTGGATCTGGTGATTCCTTCAAATAACAGGGGAAGAAAAGCACTGGCAACAGTCTACTGGCTTTTGACAAAGGAGGTTCTTAAAAAACAAGGGAGGATAAAGTCAGACTCTGAAATGCCTATGACAATTGATGATTTCGAAGCAAAGTTAGTTGAAGAATTGATTTAA
- the gltX gene encoding glutamate--tRNA ligase — translation MISDEKFVNTIKLIALKNAIEFDNKIKLDVVISKAFSLSRFLVKGNDNLKNYIPDIKEIVSELETLSLKDKKGLYSELLSKQNDYLIDTKKGDSKDLRSEQKRDENDGNKILTASISGDSKSKEQQVGFELPELPEAVKGKVVTRFPPEPNGYPHIGHAKAAIIDEEYAKKYEGKLILRYDDTNPLKEKIEYYDAIKEGLDWLGVRPHIIKNTSDDIEKLYEYAKKLIQKNFAYVCTCSPEIIKKNRLNAIKCNCTLNTVDENLEYFNQMIAGNDSSDIGNKNSRGYSGSAVLRYRGNMSSLNTAMRDPTLFRMIKGGNHPKVGSKYSLWPTYDFAAPIEDSLDGVTHAMRTKEYELRNELYYSILDNLDLPKPKLLEFSRLELEGIPVSKRKITPLIEQGIIQRWDDPRLPTLMGLRRRGIMPQAIRKFVMSLGITLAETKPSIEILEAFNRKLIDPISPRLFFVKNPVKLCIDSLDLKTIEIKNHPTVDMGRRKVEVGNIIYISNDDAIRIKTGDTLRLMDLCNIEISSIENSIDKQVDDNTTSTAIIYALNKGNEVSHRIPKIQWISEKDFIEYRILRPLPLYKGETYNENNLHIDRGYAESFVSNLTPGTSLQFVRYGFCRVDDKTTAIFTHR, via the coding sequence TTGATTAGTGATGAAAAATTTGTAAATACGATCAAACTAATAGCACTGAAGAATGCTATAGAGTTTGATAACAAGATAAAGCTCGATGTCGTTATTTCAAAAGCTTTTTCTCTATCAAGATTCCTTGTAAAGGGAAATGATAATTTGAAAAATTATATTCCCGATATAAAGGAGATTGTCTCAGAGCTAGAAACACTTTCTTTAAAAGATAAAAAGGGGTTATACAGTGAACTACTTTCTAAGCAAAATGATTATCTAATCGATACCAAGAAAGGTGATAGTAAGGACCTAAGATCCGAACAGAAAAGAGATGAAAATGATGGTAATAAAATTTTAACTGCCTCTATATCTGGTGATTCCAAATCAAAGGAACAGCAAGTAGGATTTGAATTGCCGGAATTGCCTGAAGCTGTAAAAGGCAAAGTTGTTACTCGATTTCCTCCAGAACCAAATGGCTATCCTCATATAGGTCACGCAAAGGCTGCCATAATAGATGAAGAATATGCAAAAAAATATGAAGGTAAATTGATACTCCGGTATGATGATACCAATCCATTAAAAGAGAAAATTGAATACTATGACGCCATTAAAGAAGGCTTAGATTGGTTAGGAGTCAGACCTCATATCATTAAAAATACATCAGATGACATTGAAAAATTATATGAATACGCTAAAAAATTGATCCAGAAAAATTTTGCCTACGTTTGTACATGCTCTCCAGAAATCATAAAGAAGAATAGGTTAAACGCCATTAAATGTAACTGTACTCTTAATACCGTAGATGAGAACTTGGAATATTTTAATCAAATGATAGCTGGAAATGACTCGAGTGACATTGGTAACAAAAATAGTCGTGGTTACTCAGGTTCTGCTGTATTAAGATATAGGGGTAATATGTCATCCTTGAATACGGCGATGCGTGATCCAACTCTATTTAGAATGATAAAAGGGGGTAATCACCCAAAGGTAGGATCAAAATATTCTTTATGGCCTACCTATGATTTTGCCGCTCCAATAGAAGATAGCCTCGATGGAGTCACACATGCAATGAGAACCAAGGAATACGAGCTAAGAAACGAACTATACTATTCAATACTGGATAATTTGGACTTGCCAAAACCAAAATTATTGGAATTTTCCCGTCTCGAGTTGGAAGGAATACCAGTTTCAAAAAGAAAAATTACTCCCCTAATCGAACAAGGGATAATTCAGAGATGGGATGATCCTAGATTACCTACACTTATGGGTCTTAGAAGAAGAGGGATTATGCCGCAAGCGATACGAAAGTTTGTAATGTCTTTAGGTATAACATTAGCTGAAACTAAACCTTCTATCGAAATTCTTGAAGCCTTTAACAGAAAGTTAATCGATCCGATTTCCCCGAGATTGTTTTTTGTTAAGAACCCTGTAAAACTTTGTATCGATTCTCTCGATTTAAAGACAATAGAGATTAAGAACCATCCGACGGTTGACATGGGTAGACGAAAGGTAGAGGTTGGAAATATAATTTATATATCTAACGATGATGCAATTAGAATTAAAACTGGAGATACATTAAGATTAATGGATTTATGCAATATAGAAATTTCGAGTATTGAAAATTCAATAGATAAGCAAGTCGATGACAATACGACGAGTACAGCTATAATTTATGCTCTTAACAAGGGAAATGAAGTAAGTCACAGGATCCCCAAGATTCAGTGGATATCTGAGAAAGATTTTATTGAATACCGTATCTTAAGACCCTTACCCCTGTATAAAGGTGAAACATACAATGAAAATAATCTACACATCGATAGAGGTTATGCAGAGTCCTTTGTGTCAAACCTGACCCCGGGGACCTCTCTTCAATTTGTGCGATATGGCTTTTGTCGAGTAGATGACAAAACAACTGCAATTTTTACTCACAGGTGA
- the amrB gene encoding AmmeMemoRadiSam system protein B: MIRPHSFSDIFYPRDCETLKRELQNLFDTVYSSLETRRFLGMIEGFVQKKRILSFIVPHGAYKYSGVVSAFAYALIKTLDCNNFIILSSDHKGTSPGISITDDDYWSTPLGEVKVNNSMRSDLLRKSAKDYISLDSLTLELDYTIETQLPFIQFLQIENLSILPVIQKRQDIETSIRLGRLLSSIIPSGERVILISTSNLTHYLDYNECYKIDNQILSTTISMNLNSFYQTVGNYAHIICGYGCIASTIEFSRMIGNSDAIVLKHLTSGDVDGNKSSVVGYASLVMV, translated from the coding sequence TTGATACGCCCGCATAGTTTTAGCGATATTTTTTATCCTAGAGATTGTGAAACATTAAAAAGAGAACTTCAAAACCTATTTGATACAGTTTACTCATCCCTAGAAACTAGGCGATTTTTAGGTATGATTGAAGGGTTTGTTCAGAAAAAAAGAATCCTAAGTTTTATTGTACCCCATGGCGCCTACAAATATTCAGGTGTTGTATCCGCATTTGCCTATGCCTTGATTAAGACTTTGGACTGTAATAATTTTATCATTCTTTCCTCAGATCACAAAGGCACAAGTCCAGGCATCTCAATCACTGACGACGACTATTGGAGTACCCCTTTAGGTGAAGTCAAGGTAAACAATTCTATGCGAAGTGATTTACTCAGAAAAAGTGCAAAAGATTACATAAGCTTGGATTCTCTTACCTTGGAATTAGACTATACCATCGAGACGCAGCTTCCATTTATCCAATTTCTTCAGATAGAAAATTTGAGCATTCTTCCTGTTATCCAAAAAAGACAAGATATAGAAACATCAATAAGGTTGGGAAGGTTGTTGTCGTCTATAATACCATCAGGTGAAAGAGTGATACTAATTTCTACGTCAAATCTAACTCATTACTTAGACTACAATGAGTGTTATAAAATTGACAATCAAATACTGTCTACAACGATCAGTATGAACTTAAATTCGTTTTACCAAACTGTAGGAAATTATGCTCATATTATTTGCGGATATGGGTGTATTGCTTCAACAATTGAATTTTCAAGGATGATTGGGAATTCTGATGCCATAGTCTTGAAACACTTGACAAGCGGAGATGTAGATGGGAATAAATCTTCAGTTGTAGGATACGCTTCATTGGTAATGGTTTGA
- a CDS encoding polyprenyl synthetase family protein encodes MSSVNVISEINAVASEINKFILENVSGEPNDLYQSSLHYIRSGGKRLRPFMAVKSSELFGGTLSQSLPAASAVELIHNFTLVHDDIMDNDNLRHNVKTVHREYGIPLAILAGDVLFSKAFNIISYLGNKAGINDSRLIKMIELLSSACIDVCEGQSMDIQMAQQREFSSKDYYIKMIQKKTAALFRVSCELGTLSSPNYTQKDLENMSAFGEKIGISFQLVDDLIGIHGDSTLTGKFVGNDIREGKKTLPILIALEHLDPQGQDLLNNIFGKKDARDFEIKQIVDKIAELNIDKQIREIANFYTQQAFEHLHAYGDLSAKRSLENSARFIVERSL; translated from the coding sequence ATGAGCTCAGTAAACGTAATTAGTGAGATTAATGCCGTTGCTTCCGAGATAAATAAATTTATCCTAGAGAACGTTTCTGGTGAGCCTAATGACTTGTATCAATCATCACTACATTATATCAGAAGCGGAGGAAAAAGGCTTAGGCCATTTATGGCAGTAAAATCCAGCGAGTTATTTGGGGGAACATTAAGCCAATCCCTTCCTGCTGCATCGGCAGTTGAATTGATTCATAACTTTACTCTGGTACACGATGATATAATGGATAACGATAATCTGCGTCATAATGTAAAGACTGTCCATAGGGAATATGGAATACCACTAGCCATCTTAGCAGGTGATGTGCTATTTTCAAAAGCATTCAATATAATTTCATATCTTGGCAATAAAGCTGGAATAAATGATTCCAGATTGATCAAGATGATAGAATTATTGTCATCTGCTTGTATCGACGTATGTGAAGGTCAATCTATGGATATACAAATGGCGCAACAGAGAGAGTTTTCGTCAAAGGACTATTATATCAAAATGATCCAAAAAAAAACTGCAGCATTATTTCGTGTTTCCTGCGAGTTAGGAACTCTTTCATCTCCTAATTATACTCAAAAAGATCTTGAAAATATGTCTGCGTTTGGAGAAAAAATAGGAATTTCATTTCAACTAGTTGATGATCTCATCGGAATTCATGGTGATTCAACGTTAACAGGCAAGTTTGTTGGTAATGATATTCGAGAAGGAAAAAAAACTTTGCCCATTTTGATAGCTTTAGAACACCTCGATCCGCAAGGTCAGGACTTGTTGAATAATATTTTTGGTAAAAAGGATGCCAGAGACTTTGAGATCAAACAAATTGTGGACAAAATTGCCGAATTAAATATAGATAAACAAATACGGGAAATTGCGAATTTTTATACTCAACAGGCCTTTGAACATCTTCATGCATACGGGGATTTGAGCGCCAAAAGATCTCTAGAAAATTCGGCGCGATTTATTGTTGAACGGAGTCTCTAG
- the eno gene encoding phosphopyruvate hydratase — translation MPKITSIKERLVFNSRGDRTIEIDVTSDNRYTGRACAPSGASVGMYEAQSFVDNDPAKTISNFRNISNKFIGLDSSNLKSIHDKIREIDSSDNYSNIGGSIAYALTIASIDSASKSLSVPFYKVLNPNINSLVFPYPLGNVLGGGAHAGPGTPDLQEFLICPVVSQNISEAIGFNSRIHKELKKSIEKVDPKFTYGKGDEGGWAPNIVNNKAIELVESAIIECGFDPKREIRMGIDFASSSLWNPQKKLYEYSREGITRNSEEQLEYACELIENYHLIYAEDPLHEEDFENMAILTKENPSCIVTGDDLLVTNKKRVKIAADKKSCSGAILKVNQAGTLYDAMEFAGECNSNNIKIITSHRSGESVDNHISHIAIATNSVMIKTGVVGGERISKLNELLRISEYGLIEGMAKLSNV, via the coding sequence TTGCCTAAGATAACATCCATTAAGGAAAGGCTTGTGTTTAATAGCCGCGGAGATAGGACTATAGAAATAGATGTAACTTCTGATAACAGGTACACAGGCAGAGCATGTGCCCCATCGGGTGCAAGTGTGGGAATGTACGAAGCACAAAGCTTTGTTGATAATGATCCTGCTAAAACCATTTCAAATTTCAGAAATATAAGTAATAAATTCATAGGCTTAGATTCTTCCAATTTAAAAAGCATTCATGATAAAATAAGGGAAATTGACTCTTCAGATAATTATTCGAATATCGGAGGGTCAATTGCTTATGCGCTCACAATTGCAAGTATTGATTCGGCTTCTAAATCATTATCTGTACCCTTCTATAAAGTCCTAAACCCCAACATCAATTCACTGGTTTTTCCCTATCCACTTGGAAATGTTCTTGGCGGAGGGGCTCACGCAGGTCCAGGTACACCAGATTTGCAGGAATTTTTGATCTGTCCTGTAGTATCACAAAATATTAGTGAGGCTATTGGTTTTAATTCTAGAATACACAAAGAGCTTAAGAAAAGCATTGAGAAAGTTGATCCCAAGTTTACATATGGGAAAGGTGATGAAGGAGGTTGGGCGCCGAATATAGTTAATAACAAGGCAATTGAACTGGTGGAAAGCGCCATAATTGAATGTGGCTTTGACCCAAAACGAGAAATTAGAATGGGCATAGATTTTGCTAGCTCATCATTATGGAATCCTCAAAAGAAATTATATGAATATTCTCGTGAGGGCATAACGAGAAATAGTGAGGAACAACTAGAATATGCTTGCGAGTTGATCGAAAACTATCACTTGATTTACGCCGAGGACCCACTTCACGAAGAGGATTTTGAAAACATGGCGATACTCACTAAAGAAAATCCAAGTTGTATAGTTACAGGAGATGATTTGTTGGTAACAAACAAGAAAAGGGTGAAAATTGCGGCAGATAAAAAATCTTGTTCTGGTGCAATCCTTAAAGTTAATCAAGCAGGTACTCTTTATGACGCGATGGAATTTGCTGGTGAATGTAATAGTAATAATATCAAGATAATTACTTCTCACAGATCGGGAGAGTCTGTTGATAATCATATTTCTCATATAGCAATTGCAACTAATTCTGTAATGATAAAGACGGGAGTGGTAGGCGGAGAGAGAATTTCTAAACTAAATGAATTACTTAGAATTTCAGAGTATGGTTTAATAGAAGGAATGGCTAAATTGAGCAATGTATAA
- the mvk gene encoding mevalonate kinase, with translation MSRPSITTTSNSSSQTIKTMSPGKVILFGEHFVVYGYPSLIASIDKYFKVTVRRPSLYKGEIRIESNLGFTSVKYRGGEITISPMSLDTKFVNIVTKLYTIIDYLINNEKMISKELAETYKEEGLFIKLESDLPPGGGLGSSSAFCVALSGSLYYAEHNDLDQNNICNQSINAEKLINIDTSGADCSICSFGGFGTFDKINGFKRLSADMDDYQFLIINSGVAHDTYSMVERVSKFKKNNSDLFDQFCKSYLQIYEEGIKTIQSQNINHLGILINQNHELLSKLTISNTLIEKIVETCNGFGALGTKITGAGGGGCVLSLIDRSNHQSEVRLLERLGELGLEYFFTRIDTLGLRLT, from the coding sequence ATGAGTAGACCATCAATAACAACGACTTCAAACAGTTCCTCACAAACAATTAAGACCATGTCTCCAGGAAAAGTTATATTATTTGGTGAACATTTTGTTGTTTACGGATACCCTTCACTAATCGCCTCTATTGATAAATATTTCAAGGTAACAGTCAGGAGACCTAGCTTGTATAAAGGTGAGATTAGAATCGAGTCTAATTTGGGATTTACATCAGTGAAGTATAGGGGAGGAGAAATTACTATATCTCCAATGTCACTTGATACTAAATTTGTCAATATTGTAACAAAACTTTACACGATTATAGACTATTTGATCAACAATGAAAAGATGATCTCCAAGGAATTAGCAGAGACCTATAAAGAAGAAGGTCTGTTTATAAAACTGGAATCCGATTTGCCGCCAGGTGGTGGATTGGGATCTTCATCTGCATTCTGTGTAGCCTTATCTGGATCATTGTATTATGCAGAGCATAACGATCTAGATCAAAACAACATTTGTAATCAATCAATCAATGCAGAAAAATTAATAAATATCGACACATCGGGAGCTGATTGTAGTATCTGCTCTTTTGGAGGCTTTGGGACTTTTGATAAAATAAATGGATTCAAGAGGCTTTCGGCAGATATGGATGATTATCAATTTTTGATCATAAATAGTGGTGTGGCTCATGACACTTATTCTATGGTAGAGAGGGTTTCAAAGTTCAAGAAGAATAATTCAGATTTGTTTGATCAATTCTGCAAGTCCTATCTTCAAATTTATGAGGAGGGAATCAAAACAATTCAAAGCCAAAATATAAATCATCTGGGTATCTTGATCAATCAAAATCATGAATTACTTTCAAAACTAACAATTTCAAATACCTTGATCGAAAAAATCGTTGAAACTTGTAATGGTTTTGGAGCCTTGGGGACAAAGATAACTGGTGCAGGAGGAGGAGGGTGTGTTCTTTCATTAATAGACCGTAGTAATCATCAATCAGAAGTAAGGCTCTTAGAACGACTAGGCGAACTCGGGTTAGAATATTTTTTTACAAGGATTGATACATTGGGATTAAGGTTGACTTGA